In Tachyglossus aculeatus isolate mTacAcu1 chromosome X4, mTacAcu1.pri, whole genome shotgun sequence, the DNA window tccaagtgcttgatacagtgctctgcacaccgtaagtgctcaataaatatgattgattgtttaaccATGCTTTGTCTGAAATTGTAATTAGACAGAATGTGGTGTACTCCCCCTTAAGCTCCATAaccccagaaatcaatcaatcaatcaatggtatttattgagtgcttactatatcaatcattcacatttattgagcacttactgtagcaagaacactgtgctaagtgcttaggtaagTACAGTActacacacagagcactgtactaagcacttgagagggtgtgatagaacagaattagcagacacattccctgaccatattgAGTTTATAATccattttacagtctacagtctaaagCAGCCATGATAGATGAAACAGGagaaggcaggaaggagaggaaatacaGTCGAGAGGACACAGAACACATGCCTGATGGATAATCATGAGAATCTTCAGGACTAAATTTTTgaattcctttcttctttcctctctttgtagcacacagtaagcactcagtaaatatgagtgactgactaaatgagagtacaatacaacagatttgggggACAAGGAGATGTGGTCGTTTcttcaggtcgtgggttctgatcccggctctgccacatgtctgctgtgtgaccttgggcaagtcatttaacttttccaggcctcagttacctcatctgtaaaatggggactgtgagccccacatgggacagggactgtgtcctacttgatttgcttatatccaccccagcgcttagtacagtgcctgtcacatagtatacgcttaacaaataccataattataattatcattatatgccaggcaccgtactaagcgctggagtagatgcaaatgtTGATAATGTTAGATTCCCCTCCAAGGCTTAAAGACAAAACAGGCTTCTAGCATCACCTAGACTCTACAAATCACACAAACTGAACAGGGGTTTTAGGTGTCTGCTACATGGACTTACTAGTTAGGTGTTGGCAAATCTAATGTCTGCAGTTGATCCTTGATCCCCAAGAGTGGTCATTTGGTTCCCTGAATTGGAGCAGAGTCTTTAAAGGAAATCACAGCAAAGGTATGTACAGGTGTAGTCCCTGACCACAaatagctcacaatctaaatgggtgaaggggaaagaagggacaaCACCTAGAGATAAAATTTCAATTCACAAACACTCTGAGGCTCACACACACCTGTCTTGTGAATTAGAAGATGACACAACTGTCGAAGCCTTATCCCACTTAGGCATCTTTTTCCACGTGTTTAATgtcttccattttttaaaatggtatttattaagcacttactaagtgccaggaactgtactaagtgctggggtacacaaattaatcaggttggacacagttcatgttccacgtggggttcacggtcttaatcctcattttagagatgagggaactgaggcacagagaaatgaagtgaattgaccaaggtcacacagcagacaagtggcagagcagggattagaacccaggtccttctgactcccaggcctgtgctctttccactaggtcacactacttctccccTGTTCTAAGAGGACACTGAGACAGCCGCTCACCCAACCGATAGCATTTCCGGTATCACGGTAACACCTCTGCCAACTTCTCACCTGCCCTCACTCCCATTTCAACCTTGCTCCAGGATATGGACCAGGAAAATCACAGTAATCTTGATGATAATGTTCTCACCTGCCTCTTGGGGCTCAGAGGAACAATCAATATTTACAACAATACCTGCAGTAGGTTATCCCTGAAGCATCCAAAAGTTCTTAACTTCTGCATGGTTCAGAGTTACAACTTTAAATTGCTTCAGGGATTAAAGGATCCCTAAGAATGATGAAGGATTTAAATTACCCTCTAGATCCTTTGGTTGATCCTTTGGAGCTTTGCCTGGGCCACAGATTAAAGTCAGTGTTTAGGGTAGAGAGGGGAGTTGTTTGGCTCACTGCAAATAAATTCCATCTTATTTGTACCTAATATTCTTTTACTTTTTTCGGGGTGGAAGGGTATGTTTTCTATTCACAATATTTCTTAATAGCACAAGCCTCTCAAATTGTGCTTGGATAAACACGTTTATGACTCAGGAGGaatctttattaataatagagATCTTGGAAATTAATTTCAGTAGATGTGATGATGCTGACAGTATACTACAACGTCCGCATACTGGTGAAAGTGACTCCGAAGAAGAATGAATAATTGCTTTGATGCTGGCTCATGTAAGCAAGAAACGTTTTGAAATGGATTAGAAACAGTGTTATTTGCTCAGACAATAGAAATACCAAGAAGCTAAGAAGTGACCTAAGGTGAATCTAAGAGAAAGCTGGATCTCACACCTGAGGTAAATgggaatggaggtggggagtggtgGAAGAAATTTAAATGGCAGCCTTAAGGGTGTTATTattaccgtggtatttgttaagcaattactatgcattaagcacttttctaagcactaagacagaggttaatcaggttggacacagtccctgtcccaaacagggctcatagtctaaagattTCCAAGACTTGGGACCAGGGGAtgggaagactttttggagatGGGAGAACAGACCATAGGAGAAGCCCTGACTATGGTCAAGTAAATCCGGGCAAAAGAAACAATTAAACACACTGCAAGGGGGCAGGTTTTGTCCCAGTAGGAAGAAGCtctttttaaaaatccaaatgGCACCTCTCAATTTTGGTACTACCAACAAGTATTTGGCTCTGTGGGGTTCCTTATGTTGCCGGTAGCCGGACTTCAGATGTTTGATACAATAGAGACACTCTGTACAACCTGAatagcttttgtctaccccagctatttgtacaaggcctggcacatagttagtgcttaataaataaggttAAAAAACCCATAAACATTGAGGAAAAGGTGCTTCCACCTCTCCTGCTGCATTACTCCTTCCTCGGACTTCAGACCTATTGTTCACATTGGTTACCTCTCAGTTAAAGCCAAAATTGTTCTTGTTGGTTCTAGGAAATTGTCGTCCTGAATATAAAGGGAGAACAGAGCCATTCCTATTAGCTAGCAAGACAGCACTTGCTAGCCcagatcctcattcattcattcaatcgtatttattgagctgttactatgtgcagagcacggtattttCAGTCTACTTGGAAATACACCCCTGAAGTTTGAAGGATTTGgtattgtctgatctgattatcttgtatccaccccaaggctttCCCAGTGCAGgtcttggtacgtagtaagcacttaacaaataccacaattcttgtcGTTagtattttttatcattattgctgtAATAACGCCAGGTGGTGTGAGCTGTGTCCTTCCCCGAATCTTTGCAGGTGACACCAAGAGAATAGGATGGAAGAGATGAATGACACCACTGTGGCCGAGTTCTTTTTGCTGGGTTTTTCCCAATTCCCAGTCATTCAGGGGTTGGTCTTTTGGCTTTCCCTTTTAATGTACCTGATAGTCCTCCTGGGCAATAGCTTCCTCATTGTCATTACCATCGTGGATTCccgccttcacacccccatgtacttctttctcagaaaCCTCTCTTTCCTGGACATCTGTTACACATCCTCCTCTATTCCTCAAATGCTGGTCATTTTTATATCGAAGAGAAAATCGATTTCATTCATCGGCTGTGCACTACAGATGTTTATGTCCCTTGGCTTGGGGTCAACTGAATGTATACTCTTGGCAATGATGGCATATGACCGCTTCGTGGCCATTTCCAGTCCCCTGCAATACCCCGTCATCATGAACAAGGTTGTATACATGCAGATGGCATCCTGGTCCTGGATTTTAGGCTGTTTAAACTCCCTAGTCCAAACTAGTCTTGTAATGATTTTGCCTTTCTGTGGAAATCACACCATCGATCATCTTACATGTGAAATCCTGGCAGTTCTGAAGCTTGTATGTGCTGACATCTCCCTCAATGTAAAAATCATGACGTTGGCATGTGTAATTTTATTGATCGTACCAGTGCTGTTAATTTTCATCTCTTACATTTTCATCCTCTCCACCATCCTGAGAATGAAGTCTGCAGAGGGGAGGCTCAAAGCTTTTTCCACCTGCTCAGCCCACTTGACCGTGGTGATCTTATTCTATGGTTCTGCTCTTTTCACCTACATGAAGCCCAAGTCGAAAGACACACAGTCTTTGGATGAATTAATTGGATTGTCCTATGGAGTGGTGAATCCCATGCTGAATCCcatcatctacagtctgaggaacaaggaGGTTAAAGAAGCCGTGAGAAATGTGCTGAGCAGAAACCTGTTCCTTTGGAGAAGGTGAAAGGTGGCTTACTTTATATGCATGCTCATGCATGGGAATCAGCATTCTTTATAATCAAAAAGGATATGTCTAACGATGTTCCCGTCTATGTATTCAAATGggactggaaaaaaaatcactgactgAAATTTTAGAAGCAATGCGAGCTGAGTGGTTATGAGCCCCAAGCATGGCCCAAATTTTCATCCATCCCAAATGGACACCCCTaagtcaattgatcagtcaatcaatcaatcaatcgtatttattgagcgcttactgtgtgcggagcactgtactaagcacttgggaagtacaagttggcaacatatagagacagtccctacccaacagtgggcccacagtctagaagggggagacagagaacaaaaccaaacatattaacaaaataaatagaatagatatgtacaagtaaaacaaataaataaatagagtaataaatatgtacaaacatatatacatatatacaggtgctgtggggaggggaaagaggtaagattgggggggttggagagggcaatgacggggagaggaaagagggggccccTAAACCATCAAGTGCTTAAGTGGAGGAAGGAACCCACACCTCTCAGAGGGTACGTGACAAGCGGGGGCCAGGCCTTAATCCAGAGAATCTGGCTAAGGGTCAATAGGCCCAGTCCCAGGACTTTCCCGTGGAGACTACTGCTACTCCTCCTATTCGATGCCCCCCTGCAGAGTGACACCAATCCAGGTTATCACTTTCATCCGATGTGGGCTTTCTAACCCTGCTGGGATATTCTAAACGTTAGAAAACAAAAAAGACTCTACAAGCACTTGGCATCTGGGTCACGGATGTCCTCGATCTCCCcgtcaatcaaaaactccttacgattggttttaaagcactcgatcatgtctctcccttctacttcaccccaCTGATCTCTtcttccaacccagcccgcacacctccAGATCCTCCAGGGTCactctactcactgcacctcaatgtCGTCCATCTTACCAAcgactctttctccctccctccctctcttctgcccgaaactccctccccatgcaGGTCAGACAgtctgccactctccccatcttcaaagccatcccaaagtcacatatcctccaggaagaccttccttgactaatctctcagttccccacccttcttcccttctgcgttgtcttggcatttgggtctgtacccaccTAGGCATTTTATTGGACAGAGCACGGAGcttggtgtcagaaggtcataggttctaatcccagctccaccacttgtccgcaggtgaccttgggcaagttgctttacttttctgtgcctcagtgacctcaactgaaaaatggggattgagaatgtgagccccacacgggacagggactgtgttcaactcgatttgcttggatccaccccagcccttagtacagtgccaggcacatagtaagtacttaacaattgccatcacttTGGTATTTACCCTATCCCACCCAAACGAAGGTGgctgcagggattcattcattcatttaatcatatttattgagcgcttactgtgtgcagagcactgtactaagcgcttgggaagtacaagttggcaacatacagagacggtccctacccaagagcgggctcacagtctagaagggggaaacagacaagaaaacaaaacatattaacaaaataaaataaatagaatagtaaatatgtacaagtaaaataaatagagtaataaatatgtacaaacatatatacaggtgctgtggggaggggaaggaggtagggagccctctgttgggtagggactgtctttatatgttgccaatttgtacttcccaagcgcttagtacagtgctctgcacacagtaagtgctcaataaatacgattgatgatgatgagggggagaggaaggagggggctagtctgggaaggcctcctggaggaggtgagctctcagtagggctttgaagggaggaagagagctagcttggcggatgtgtggagggagggcattccaggccagggggatgacgtgggccgggggtcgacggcgggacaggcgaggacgaggcacagtgaggaggttagcggcagaagagcagagggtgcgggctgggctgtagaaggagagaagggaggtgaggtagggttgggggaggaagaggggttgtCTCGGAGTCCCCCCATTCATACtgacaacacaacacaacacgaCGGGTGTGGCTTAGGGAAAAGGAAGGTACGACGGGGCTGAGCACCGGTGATTAGCACCGATCTGTGGGAATCACTGGCCGGCGGGTGGGCTGGAACCCAGCCCCAGGGCGGAGGGGAGACGTTTTCAAAGGGGGCTCCCGGACCCGGTAAGCTCCGGTCTGGGGATGCCCCTTTCTTTgcaattcaaattcattcattcgatcggctttattgagcgcttactgtgtgcagagcactgaactaaacgcttgggggagtacaaatacaacaatagacttggtatttgggtctgtacccaccTAAGCATTTtcctggacagagcacgggccccgcccacaacgagtttaccgtctagagggcggGAGatggacatcgatacaaatagatgacagatagggacagaaGTGTTGCTTGTGGGACTGGAAGCTAGGGTGCTTGGCCACGTGCGTGTAACATGgaaatgtgaagcagcgtggcttagtggcaccgATCCTCGAACTCGTCTCGGCGACAGGTGACATAAATGtcgaagggtaataataattatgatggtatttgttaagcgcttactatgtgtcaaggctgtcctaagcgctggatgggatgggatgggcgaCTGGCgatggatgggggaggtgggggcgtgGGGCTGATAGCCTTCCTCGCGGATCGGGGATGGAAGACCCCGAGATGAGACCGCCGCTGGGTAGGGAATCCCTGGGACGATTCCCGGATCCTCGAGGAAAGGCAAACAGCCTTCCCGGCTCTTCATCGCCGGTCCCGTCCTTCGCCGCCCGGACCAGGAAAAAAAGTGGGGGAGACGGTCCTCCGCGTTCTCCTTGCTACGGCTTCTCAAGCCGCCGTAGGGGACAGAGAATGGTGTCGGGAGGAAAAGAAAACCCTAGAGGAGAAACTCAGCGAGAGGGAGACGAAATATTTCTTCGTTGCAGCCCGAGGTCAGAAGGCAGCAGGCGGCCCTGTTGGAGCAGAAGTTGGCCCCCCGGGGGGCCAAGGAGTTACAGAAGCGGAGGAACCTCCCAGTGAATGAGCAGGAGATGAAGCGGGTCGTGTGTTCGGGGTCGtgcggggacgaggaggaggagaataaggaggaggaggagcaggaggaagaggggaattcCCTCGACCCCGCCCCGGAGCCGGAACCATTATCTTCCAGGCTGGATGAGGGAGTGCCCCCGCAGAACCCCCGGATGTCCGCCCAAGCCCCTCTATCCCATTCTTGAGGAGGATCTGGATCACGAGGGGAAGGCCACCACCCAGACCACGACCTTCATCGCCACCCTGGTCAGCCAGGTTTCCCAGGAATTTGCCCCCGACCCTGGAGAACcagtgatttctagactgtgagcccactgttgggtagggaccgtctctatatgttgccgacttatacttctcaagcgtttagtacagtgctttgcacacagtaggcgctcaataaatacaattgattgattgattgattgataggctggcTGGCTGGAGTATGGAAGGCAGGAGCTGGCCGGATGGACGTGACCCACACTCATAGTCAAGGTCGCCCTCACCCCCCGGGACCCTCGCAGTGCACTGGGCTCGgaccattcctgtgctctttccaactaggccacactgcgtcttCTGGCTAAGTACACCAAATTCATTTCCATAAGCCAGGATTTTGGCATATTGGAGCTGAGAGATTCTATCAGCTGATCTTATTGTGTAGCATCGTGGCATTCCTTCTTTTCAGCAGCTTGGAAATACACCCCTGAAGTTTCAAGGATTCGgtattgtctgatctgattatcttgtatccaccccaaggcttaccCATTGCagggcttggtacgtagtaagctcttaacaaataccagaattcttaTCGTTAgtatttttttatcattattactgtaataaCGCCAGGTGGTGTTAGCTGTGTCCTTCCCCGAATCTTTGCAGGTGACACCAAGAGAATAGGATGGAAGAGATGAATAGTAGTTCTGAAGCTTGTATGTGCTGACATTCGCCCTCAGTGTAAAAATCATGACGTTGGCATGTGTAATTTTATTGCTCATACCAATGCTGTTAATTTTCACCTCTTACGTTTTCAACCTCTCCACCACCCTAAGAATGAAGTCTGCAGAGGGAAGGCTCAAAGCTTTTTCCACCTGCTCAGCCCACTTGACCGTGGTGATCTTATTCTATGGTTCTGCTCTTTTCACCTACATGAAGTCCAAGTCGAAAGACACACAGACTTTGGATGAATTAATTGGATTGTCCTATGGAGTGGTGAATCCCATGCTGAATCCCATCATCTACAGTCTGAAGAACAAGGAGGTTAAAGAAGCCGTGAGAAACGTGCTGAGCAGAAACCTGTTCCATCAGAGAAGGTGACAGGTGGTTTATTTTATATGCACATTTGTGCATGGGAATCAGTGTTCTTTGTAATCAAAAAGGATGTGTCTAATGATGTCCCCGTCCATGTGTTCAAATGGGACTGGAAAAAAATCACTGACTGAAATTTTAGAAGCAATGTGAGCTGAGTTGTTATGAACCCCAAGCATGGCCCAAATTTGATAGGTGTTTCGATAGACAAATTTCATCCATCCCAAACGGACATCCCTAAGCCATCAAGTGCTTGAGTGGAGGAAGGAGCCCACACCTCTCAGAGGGTACGTGACTAGGTACTGATTTTGGCCTTAATCCGGAGAATCCATCTAACGGTCAATAGACCAAGTCCCAGGACTTTTCCGTGGGGACTGCTGCTACTACTCCTATTCAGTGCCCCCCAGCTGAATGACACCAATCCAGGTTATCACTTTCATCCGAGGTGGGCTCTCTAACCCCCCTGTGATATCCTAAACGTTAGGAAACAAAAAGATACTCTGCAAGCACTTGGCATTTGGGTTATGGATGTCCTCGATCTCCACATCAatcaaaactccttaccatcggttttaaagcactcgatcaggtctcccccttctacctcacctcactgatctcttctttcaacccagcccgcacacctccCGCTCTTCCAGggccaccctactcactgcacTTCCATGTCGTCCATCTCCCCAAAGACTCtttcgccctccctccccatgcaGGTCAGACAGtccgctgctctccccatcttcaaagccatcccaGAGTCCTCCAGGAAGagcttccttgactaatctctcagttCCGcacccttcttcttcccttctgtgtcgccttggcatttgggtctgtacccaccTACGCATtttactggacagagcacggggctgggagtcaaaaggtcatgggttctaatctcagctctaccacttgcctgctgggtgatcttaggcaagtcgctttactttgctgggcctcagtgacctcatctgtaaaacggggattgggaatgtgagccccacatgggacagagactgtgttcaactcgatttgtttggatccaccccagcccttagtacagtgccaggcacatagtaagtacttaacaattgc includes these proteins:
- the LOC119947913 gene encoding olfactory receptor 13D1-like — protein: MEEMNDTTVAEFFLLGFSQFPVIQGLVFWLSLLMYLIVLLGNSFLIVITIVDSRLHTPMYFFLRNLSFLDICYTSSSIPQMLVIFISKRKSISFIGCALQMFMSLGLGSTECILLAMMAYDRFVAISSPLQYPVIMNKVVYMQMASWSWILGCLNSLVQTSLVMILPFCGNHTIDHLTCEILAVLKLVCADISLNVKIMTLACVILLIVPVLLIFISYIFILSTILRMKSAEGRLKAFSTCSAHLTVVILFYGSALFTYMKPKSKDTQSLDELIGLSYGVVNPMLNPIIYSLRNKEVKEAVRNVLSRNLFLWRRQTAFPALHRRSRPSPPGPGKKVGETVLRVLLATASQAAVGDREWCREEKKTLEEKLSERETKYFFVAARGQKAAGGPVGAEVGPPGGQGVTEAEEPPSE